A genomic segment from Corylus avellana chromosome ca5, CavTom2PMs-1.0 encodes:
- the LOC132181585 gene encoding uncharacterized protein LOC132181585: MAAGKTSHRRLKICCAVTVVLLVIITVVAIALAFTIFKPKDPIITLHPEGLQNFTSGFSMFMNLTANFTFTTVISIENQNYGSFLFKNTTAYVNYRGDLVGEAPIAGRHVPARDKLNLTTSVSLVPRRLLDNSQFLGDLAAERFNLTSTATLPGKVSLLKIFKLHGTVNNRCNISIFVHSRSAESICQTKLKL; this comes from the coding sequence ATGGCCGCCGGCAAAACTTCCCATCGACGGCTCAAAATATGCTGCGCTGTAACGGTAGTTTTGTTAGTTATCATTACAGTTGTTGCCATAGCCTTGGCCTTCACCATCTTCAAGCCTAAAGACCCCATAATCACCCTCCACCCAGAAGGCCTCCAAAACTTTACTTCTGGGTTTTCAATGTTTATGAATTTAACAGCGAATTTCACATTCACCACCGTCATCTCAATTGAGAATCAAAACTATGGCAGCTTCTTGTTCAAAAATACTACTGCTTATGTCAATTATCGTGGGGATTTGGTCGGGGAAGCTCCGATCGCGGGACGACACGTGCCAGCCCGAGACAAGCTTAACTTGACAACCTCTGTGAGTCTTGTGCCCCGTAGGCTGCTGGATAATTCTCAGTTTCTTGGTGATCTTGCAGCTGAGCGCTTCAATTTGACTTCAACAGCAACTTTGCCTGGGAAAGTGAGTTTGCTTAAGATCTTCAAGCTGCATGGCACGGTCAATAATAGGTGTAACATCTCTATTTTCGTTCATTCTCGGAGTGCTGAATCCATATGCCAGACCAAACTCAAGTTATAA
- the LOC132183125 gene encoding uncharacterized protein LOC132183125 — protein MAAGKTSHRRLKICCAVTVVLLVIIIVVAIALAFTIFKPKDPIITLHPEGLQNITSGFSMFMNSTANFTFTTVISIENQNYGSFLFKNTTAYVNYHGDLVGEAPIAGRHVPARDKLNLTTSVSLVPRRLLDNSQFFGDLAAERFNLTSTATLPGKVSLLKIFKLHGTVNNRCNISIFVHSGSVESICQTKLKL, from the coding sequence ATGGCCGCCGGCAAAACTTCCCATCGACGGCTCAAAATATGCTGCGCTGTAACGGTAGTTTTGTTAGTTATCATTATAGTTGTTGCCATAGCCTTGGCCTTCACCATCTTCAAGCCTAAAGACCCCATAATCACCCTCCACCCGGAAGGCCTCCAAAACATTACTTCTGGGTTTTCAATGTTTATGAATTCAACAGCGAATTTCACCTTCACCACCGTCATCTCAATTGAGAATCAAAACTATGGCAGCTTCCTGTTCAAAAATACTACTGCTTATGTCAACTATCATGGGGATTTGGTCGGGGAAGCTCCGATCGCGGGACGACACGTGCCGGCCCGAGACAAGCTTAACTTGACAACCTCTGTGAGTCTTGTTCCCCGTAGGCTGCTGGATAATTCTCAGTTTTTTGGTGATCTTGCAGCTGAGCGCTTCAATTTGACTTCAACAGCTACTTTGCCTGGGAAAGTGAGTTTGCTTAAGATCTTCAAGCTGCATGGCACGGTTAATAATAGGTGTAACATCTCTATTTTCGTTCATTCTGGGAGTGTTGAATCCATATGCCAGACCAAACTCAAGTTATAA
- the LOC132180374 gene encoding syntaxin-132-like isoform X2, with the protein MNDLLTDSFVSDAKGQPSRDNDIEMGTRVPGSNPDMGMAAFNKQIQEVEKQVEKVSVLLKQLKDANEESKSVTKASTMKAIKKRMEKDIDEVGKIARGVKGKLEAINKDNIGNRQKPGCEKGTAVDRARMNMTNSSMKKFKELMTEFQTLRQRIQDEYREVVERRVITVTGTRPDDETIDNLIETGNSEQIFQKAIQEMGRGQVLNTLEEIQERHDAVREIEKKLLDLHQIYLDMAVLVEAQGEILDNIENQVTNAVDHVKSGTDALQTAKSLQKRSRKCMMIAIILLLLIAIIVVLSILKPWKK; encoded by the exons ATGAACGACCTGCTCACG GATTCATTTGTTAGTGATGCCAAAGGTCAGCCTTCCAGAGATAATGATATCGAAATGGGAACACGCGTTCCTGGAAGCAACCCCGATATGGGAATGGCAGCTTTCAACAAGCAG ATACAAGAGGTTGAGAAACAGGTGGAGAAGGTCTCGGTGCTTCTTAAACAACTAAAG GATGCTAACGAGGAGTCAAAGTCTGTTACAAAAGCTTCCACCATGAAAG CTATTAAGAAGCGGATGGAGAAAGATATTGATGAAGTGGGGAAGATTGCACGAGGTGTCAAAGGAAAACTAGAAGCAATTAACAAAGAT AACATTGGGAATCGACAAAAGCCTGGATGTGAGAAGGGAACAGCTGTTGACAGAGCAAGAATGAATATGACAAA TTCCTCGATGAAAAAGTTCAAGGAGCTAATGACAGAGTTTCAG ACCCTTAGGCAGAGAATCCAAGATGAATATCGCGAGGTTGTGGAGAGAAGAGTCATTACAG TCACGGGAACCAGACCAGATGATGAG ACAATTGACAACCTGATAGAAACTGGAAATAGTGAGCAAATCTTCCAGAAGGCAATTCAAGAAATGGGACGAGGACAG GTGCTAAATACCCTTGAAGAAATTCAGGAGCGACATGATGCGGTGagagaaattgagaaaaagcTGCTCGACTTGCATCAG ATTTACCTCGACATGGCAGTTTTAGTGGAGGCTCAAGGAGAGATCTTAGACAACATTGAAAATCAG GTTACAAATGCAGTGGACCATGTGAAATCGGGTACAGATGCTCTCCAAACTGCAAAGAGCTTGCAAAAGAGGTCGAGGAAGTGCATGATGATTGCCATTATTTTGCTCCTGCTGATTGCAATCATTGTAGTTCTCTCAATTTTGAAACCATGGAAGAAGTAA
- the LOC132180374 gene encoding syntaxin-132-like isoform X1, with protein sequence MNDLLTDSFVSDAKGQPSRDNDIEMGTRVPGSNPDMGMAAFNKQIQEVEKQVEKVSVLLKQLKDANEESKSVTKASTMKAIKKRMEKDIDEVGKIARGVKGKLEAINKDNIGNRQKPGCEKGTAVDRARMNMTNSSMKKFKELMTEFQTLRQRIQDEYREVVERRVITVTGTRPDDETIDNLIETGNSEQIFQKAIQEMGRGQVLNTLEEIQERHDAVREIEKKLLDLHQIYLDMAVLVEAQGEILDNIENQVTTAVDHVHRGTSALQNAKKLQKNSRKWMCIAIIILLIIIAVIVVGVIKPWKNKGA encoded by the exons ATGAACGACCTGCTCACG GATTCATTTGTTAGTGATGCCAAAGGTCAGCCTTCCAGAGATAATGATATCGAAATGGGAACACGCGTTCCTGGAAGCAACCCCGATATGGGAATGGCAGCTTTCAACAAGCAG ATACAAGAGGTTGAGAAACAGGTGGAGAAGGTCTCGGTGCTTCTTAAACAACTAAAG GATGCTAACGAGGAGTCAAAGTCTGTTACAAAAGCTTCCACCATGAAAG CTATTAAGAAGCGGATGGAGAAAGATATTGATGAAGTGGGGAAGATTGCACGAGGTGTCAAAGGAAAACTAGAAGCAATTAACAAAGAT AACATTGGGAATCGACAAAAGCCTGGATGTGAGAAGGGAACAGCTGTTGACAGAGCAAGAATGAATATGACAAA TTCCTCGATGAAAAAGTTCAAGGAGCTAATGACAGAGTTTCAG ACCCTTAGGCAGAGAATCCAAGATGAATATCGCGAGGTTGTGGAGAGAAGAGTCATTACAG TCACGGGAACCAGACCAGATGATGAG ACAATTGACAACCTGATAGAAACTGGAAATAGTGAGCAAATCTTCCAGAAGGCAATTCAAGAAATGGGACGAGGACAG GTGCTAAATACCCTTGAAGAAATTCAGGAGCGACATGATGCGGTGagagaaattgagaaaaagcTGCTCGACTTGCATCAG ATTTACCTCGACATGGCAGTTTTAGTGGAGGCTCAAGGAGAGATCTTAGACAACATTGAAAATCAG GTTACCACTGCGGTTGATCATGTCCACAGAGGGACATCTGCACTTCAAAATGCAAAGAAACTTCAGAAGAACTCACGAAAATGGATGTGCATTGCCATTATTATTCTCCTAATAATAATAGCCGTTATAGTTGTGGGTGTCATCAAGCCCTGGAAGAACAAGGGTGCTTGA